The Bombus fervidus isolate BK054 chromosome 8, iyBomFerv1, whole genome shotgun sequence genome window below encodes:
- the LOC139990373 gene encoding xylulose kinase, translated as MGAASNATYLGLDLSTQQLKAVVVDNNLAVLHETSVQFDNDLPEFRTYGGVIQKKAEPHVVVVPTLMWVKALDMILDKLRVCGVDFSKVAAISGCAQQHGTVYWGKGSRNQLQQLDPTKFLHEQLVTSFSVTTSPVWMDSSTTKECNMLDEIVDGPEKLAEITGSRAYERFSGPQIAKIARTRPEAYSNTERISLISSFLASLFFGDFAPIDWSDGSGMNLLNIHTKDWDDVLLEACGLGLREKLGKPVSSCSDIGPISSYFVERFGFDEACRVIAFTGDNSGSLIGMRLKEGDIACSLGTSDTLFLWLNKPKTAFEGHIFCNPLDDNAYMALLCFKNGSLTRERIRDSAAQGSWQIFNELLESTPRGNFGNLGLYFDAQEILPFVIGDHRFNKANEEISRYSSKEVEVRALIEGQFVAKRAHAEDFGFVIGPNTRIIATGGASTNKSILQVLSDVFNSPVYISEVANSAMMGAAYQAKHGLLRNESNFDEITRCLPEPTLVCRPYNDAETIYKSMVARYRKIVETIKNKTSTKQTI; from the exons ATGGGCGCTGCTTCAAACGCGACATACTTAGGGCTTGATCTCAGCACGCAGCAG TTGAAAGCAGTTGTCGTCGATAACAATCTCGCTGTTCTCCATGAAACCAGTGTACAGTTTGACAATGATCTACCAGAGTTTAG AACGTACGGAGGCGTCATTCAGAAAAAAGCTGAGCCACACGTAGTGGTGGTTCCCACTTTGATGTGGGTTAAGGCTCTGGACATGATTCTCGATAAGTTGCGCGTGTGTGGCGTCGATTTTAGCAAGGTGGCCGCTATTTCCGGATGCGCACAG CAACATGGCACAGTTTACTGGGGCAAGGGCAGTCGAAATCAATTGCAACAATTGGATCCTACGAAATTCTTGCACGAACAGCTGGTTACCTCTTTCTCGGTGACAACATCACCTGTGTGGATGGATTCCAGCACCACCAAAGAGTGTAACATGTTAGATGAAATCGTCGATGGCCCAGAA AAATTGGCGGAGATAACGGGATCACGGGCGTACGAAAGGTTCTCAGGGCCTCAAATAGCAAAAATAGCACGCACCAGACCGGAAGCCTACAGCAACACTGAG AGAATCTCTTTGATTAGCAGTTTCCTCGCTTCCTTGTTTTTCGGCGATTTCGCGCCGATCGATTGGTCCGATGGCTCTGGAATGAActtgttaaatattcataCAAAAGATTGGGATGACGTCCTATTAGAG GCTTGCGGTCTTGGTCTACGAGAAAAACTCGGgaaaccagtttcctcgtgcAGCGATATCGGTCCAATTTCGTCCTATTTCGTCGAAAGATTCGGCTTCGACGAGGCATGCCGTGTAATTGCGTTCACGGGCGACAACTCAGGTTCTCTAATAG gaATGAGACTGAAAGAGGGAGACATCGCTTGCAGTTTGGGGACAAGTGATACTCTGTTCTTATGGTTGAACAAACCGAAAACTGCTTTTGAAGGACACATATTTTGCAATCCTCTTGATGATAACGCTTACATGGCTTTACTTTG CTTCAAAAATGGATCTTTGACTCGCGAAAGAATACGTGACAGTGCGGCGCAAGGCTCTTGGCAAATCTTCAACGAGCTACTGGAAAGTACGCCGCGgggaaattttggaaatttaggTTTATACTTCGATGCACAAGAAATTTTGCCATTTGTCATTGGTGATCATCGATTCAATAAAGCGAACGAAGAAATATCGCGTTACAGTTCAAAGGAGGTGGAAGTAAGAGCCTTGATCGAAGGGCAATTCGTTGCAAAAAGAGCTCACGCTGAAGATTTTGGTTTTGTTATag GGCCAAATACACGTATTATTGCTACAGGAGGTGCATCCACAAATAAATCTATACTTCAAGTTCTTTCCGATGTTTTTAATTCACCAGTATACATATCG GAAGTAGCTAATTCGGCTATGATGGGTGCAGCCTATCAAGCAAAACATGGTTTATTGCGAAATGAATCCAACTTTGATGAGATAACACGCTGCTTACCAGAACCGACACTTGTATGCCGTCCTTATAATGATGCAGAAACA atatacAAATCAATGGTTGCACGTTACCGAAAGATCGTAgagacaattaaaaataagacaAGTACAAAacaaactatataa